The following coding sequences lie in one Alosa sapidissima isolate fAloSap1 chromosome 15, fAloSap1.pri, whole genome shotgun sequence genomic window:
- the kctd14 gene encoding BTB/POZ domain-containing protein KCTD14 isoform X2 — protein MSLPDLKSPHVKLRPSSPGVQLQSVVQLNIGGHVYSTTVGTLRKIPNSKLSEMFSGPSKPKTDAEGRYFIDRDGTHFGLILEYLRTQAVPTHHVQEVRCEAVFYELKPLVKLLDETPQLFGETVGRQQFLSRVPNYQENLEIIIRVARAEAIAARYSNIIVCVLRSEEDLARCRDAMSSLNTEKESVVTFGPWKAPATVEDLLDCIKMDIEAKGYRVSFEPHSTDKGFLFKSYDYFYKMNFQWW, from the exons ATGAGCCTTCCCGACCTAAAATCTCCTCACGTAAAGCTTAGGCCGTCGTCTCCTGGTGTGCAGTTG CAATCTGTTGTGCAGCTGAACATTGGGGGCCATGTATACAGCACCACTGTTGGTACCCTTAGGAAGATCCCAAATTCCAAACTGTCTGAAATGTTCAGTGGTCCCTCCAAGCCTAAGACGGATGCAGAGGGACGATACTTCATTGACCGGGATGGCACACATTTCGGACTGATCCTTGAATACCTGCGAACGCAAGCTGTTCCCACCCATCACGTGCAAGAGGTACGTTGTGAGGCCGTCTTCTATGAGCTGAAGCCCCTGGTGAAGCTGCTGGACGAGACTCCGCAGCTCTTCGGTGAGACTGTGGGAAGGCAGCAGTTCCTGTCCCGGGTCCCCAACTACCAAGAGAATCTGGAGATCATCATCCGAGTGGCTCGGGCCGAAGCTATTGCTGCTCGCTACTCCAAcattatagtgtgtgtgctgagatcTGAGGAGGACCTGGCACGCTGCAGAGATGCCATGAGCAGCctgaacacagagaaagagtcTGTGGTGACCTTCGGTCCCTGGAAGGCCCCTGCCACCGTTGAGGATCTGTTGGACTGCATCAAAATGGACATTGAGGCCAAAGGTTATAGAGTGTCATTTGAGCCACACAGCACTGACAAAGGTTTCCTATTCAAGAGCTACGACTATTTTTACAAGATGAATTTCCAGTGGTGGTGA
- the kctd14 gene encoding BTB/POZ domain-containing protein KCTD14 isoform X1 has product MSLPDLKSPHVKLRPSSPGVQLLQSVVQLNIGGHVYSTTVGTLRKIPNSKLSEMFSGPSKPKTDAEGRYFIDRDGTHFGLILEYLRTQAVPTHHVQEVRCEAVFYELKPLVKLLDETPQLFGETVGRQQFLSRVPNYQENLEIIIRVARAEAIAARYSNIIVCVLRSEEDLARCRDAMSSLNTEKESVVTFGPWKAPATVEDLLDCIKMDIEAKGYRVSFEPHSTDKGFLFKSYDYFYKMNFQWW; this is encoded by the exons ATGAGCCTTCCCGACCTAAAATCTCCTCACGTAAAGCTTAGGCCGTCGTCTCCTGGTGTGCAGTTG TTG CAATCTGTTGTGCAGCTGAACATTGGGGGCCATGTATACAGCACCACTGTTGGTACCCTTAGGAAGATCCCAAATTCCAAACTGTCTGAAATGTTCAGTGGTCCCTCCAAGCCTAAGACGGATGCAGAGGGACGATACTTCATTGACCGGGATGGCACACATTTCGGACTGATCCTTGAATACCTGCGAACGCAAGCTGTTCCCACCCATCACGTGCAAGAGGTACGTTGTGAGGCCGTCTTCTATGAGCTGAAGCCCCTGGTGAAGCTGCTGGACGAGACTCCGCAGCTCTTCGGTGAGACTGTGGGAAGGCAGCAGTTCCTGTCCCGGGTCCCCAACTACCAAGAGAATCTGGAGATCATCATCCGAGTGGCTCGGGCCGAAGCTATTGCTGCTCGCTACTCCAAcattatagtgtgtgtgctgagatcTGAGGAGGACCTGGCACGCTGCAGAGATGCCATGAGCAGCctgaacacagagaaagagtcTGTGGTGACCTTCGGTCCCTGGAAGGCCCCTGCCACCGTTGAGGATCTGTTGGACTGCATCAAAATGGACATTGAGGCCAAAGGTTATAGAGTGTCATTTGAGCCACACAGCACTGACAAAGGTTTCCTATTCAAGAGCTACGACTATTTTTACAAGATGAATTTCCAGTGGTGGTGA
- the ints4 gene encoding integrator complex subunit 4 isoform X2, translating into MMAAHLKKRVYEEFSKVVQQHPLEEVPAKKLRLTKPSKSAALHLDLCKATNPTDALQYLLQFARKTVEAESVEGVARILLEHYYKETDTSVRLKIASLLGLLSKTQGFSPDCIVDDAISTLNNEKSHQVLAQLLDTLLVIGTQLPDSVAITQRLIEVACKHLSDTYFGVRNKCLQLLGCLGTVDKPLTKESDATTGTSGAPTRDVQSVISDYFADQDPRVRTAAIKAMLQLHDRGMKLQQTIYNQACKLLNDDYEQVRSAAVQMVWVLSQLYAESIVPIPSSNEEIRLVDDSFGKICHMVSDGSWVVRVQAAKLLGSMLQVSPHFLEQTLDKKLMSDLRRKRTAHERAKELYASGEFSSGRRWADDAPKEKVDTSGVNLIDSGACGAFVHGLEDEMYEVRTASVEALCLLAQSSASFAEKCLDFLVDMFNDEIEEVRLQSIHALRQISIHITLREDQLDTVLAVLEDSSRDIREALHELLCYTNVSTKECIQLALLELLKNLTKYPTDRNSVWKCLKFLGVRHPTLVLPLVPELLSTHPYFDTPEPDMDDPAYIAVLVLVFNAAKSCPTMSALFSDHTFRHYAYLRDSLSHLVPQLRLPGKKLTSGLGSEACGPGSGSVESARLFLQDSLAHVSMLQSLEAPGAQDLLDFTIRDLQRLGELQTELAGSADFCATYLRCQLLLTKALQEKLWNMAVPLCLKQNAMASAAVKQILEETYKLEFLYSGLETRQVATIHHVRLQAKALQLVLTARTKRGVDPLIGISEKFIQEVESFQRLFMSELPHFQESFVEKLLEVMPRLVACKPLDLVKILQTTLRQSGFLHLKIPEQIHRASATIIEPTGESDNPLRFTTGLVVALDIDATLEHVQEPQNTVKVQVLYPDGQAHIIHPKPGDFRHPGPGRVRLITQVYLSHSAWTEPCQIEVRLLLAYSSSTSKLSSPKPAWNESTEGLPQTESSIEGTIPLSKPVKVFIMPKLARR; encoded by the exons aTGATGGCAGCCCATTTGAAGAAGCGAGTTTACGAGGAATTTTCCAAAGTTGTACAG CAACATCCCCTTGAAGAGGTCCCTGCTAAAAAGCTCCGATTAACCAAGCCCAGCAAGTCTGCTGCGCTGCACTTGGATCTATGCAAGGCCACCAATCCCACAGATGCTCTGCAGTATTTGCTACAGTTTGCCCGCAAGACAGTGGAGGCAGAAAGTGTAGAGGGAGTGGCGCGCATTCTTTTGGAACACTACTATAAG GAGACGGACACCTCAGTGCGGCTAAAGATAGCTTCCCTTCTTGGATTGCTGTCCAAAACACAAGGGTTCTCCCCAGATTGTATAGTAGATGATGCTATAAGTACACTTAACAATGAAA AGTCCCATCAGGTCCTAGCCCAGCTGTTGGACACCCTGCTCGTCATTGGCACCCAGCTTCCAGACAGTGTGGCCATCACCCAGAGACTGATAGAGGTGGCATGCAAG CACCTGTCAGACACCTACTTTGGAGTGAGAAACAAGTGCCTTCAGCTTCTGGGCTGCCTTGGGACTGTGGACAAGCCGCTGACCAAAGAGAGTGATGCAACGACAGGGACATCAGGAGCCCCTACAAGAGACGTTCAGAGTGTCATCAGTGATTACTTTGCTGATCAGGATCCAAGAGTCAGGACCGCTGCCATCAAAGCTATG TTGCAACTTCACGACAGAGGGATGAAACTTCAGCAGACCATCTATAATCAG GCCTGTAAGCTGTTAAATGATGACTACGAGCAAGTCCGCTCAGCTGCAGTGCAGATGGTGTGGGTTCTAAGTCAACTTTATGCAGAGAG CATTGTCCCCATCCCGTCATCAAATGAGGAGATCCGGCTAGTGGACGACTCTTTTGGAAAAATCTGCCACATGGTCAGCGACGGCTCATGGGTGGTCAGGGTCCAGGCTGCCAAACTTTTG GGGTCTATGCTTCAGGTCAGCCCCCACTTCTTGGAACAGACATTAGACAAGAAACTGATGTCAGACCTTCGG AGGAAGCGCACAGCCCATGAGCGGGCGAAAGAACTCTACGCCTCAGGAGAGTTCTCCTCTGGCCGAAGGTGGGCAGACGACGCTCCAAAGGAGAAGGTGGACACCTCTGGGGTGAACCTGATTGACTCAGGGGCCTGCGGTGCCTTTGTGCACGGACTGGAGGATGAAATGTATG AGGTGAGGACTGCGTCTGTCGAGGCTCTGTGCTTGCTGGCCCAGTCCTCTGCCAGCTTTGCGGAGAAGTGCCTGGACTTCCTGGTGGACATGTTCAACGATGAAATCGAAGAGGTGCGGCTGCAGTCCATCCACGCGCTCAGACAGATCTCCATCCACATCACCCTCAGAGAGGACCAGCTGGACACGGTGCTCGCTGTGCTTGAG GACTCTTCTCGGGATATCCGCGAGGCCCTGCACGAGCTGCTGTGCTACACCAACGTCTCCACTAAGGAGTGCATCCAGCTGGCACTGCTGGAGCTGCTCAAAAACCTAACCAAGTACCCCACCGACCGCAACTCTGTGTGGAA ATGTCTGAAGTTCCTTGGCGTGCGCCACCCTACCCTGGTTCTGCCCCTGGTTCCTGAGTTGCTGAGCACGCACCCGTACTTTGACACCCCGGAGCCAGACATGGATGACCCAGCCT ATATTGCTGTGCTGGTGCTGGTCTTCAACGCAGCCAAGTCCTGCCCAACCATGTCAGCACTGTTCTCAGACCACACTTTCCGACACTATGCCTACCTGCGAGACAGCCTCTCCCATCTGGTGCCTCAGTTGCGG ctGCCGGGGAAGAAGCTGACGTCTGGGCTGGGTTCGGAGGCGTGTGGGCCGGGCTCGGGCAGCGTGGAGTCGGCCCGCCTCTTCCTGCAGGACAGCCTGGCTCACGTCAGCATGCTGCAGAGTCTGGAGGCACCAGGGGCCCAGGACCTGCTCGACTTCACCATCAG AGATCTGCAGAGATTGGGGGAGCTACAGACTGAGCTGGCCGGCTCTGCAGACTTCTGTGCCACCTACCTGCGCTGCCAGCTGCTGCTTACAAAG GCCCTGCAGGAGAAGCTTTGGAACATGGCTGTGCCTCTATGCCTGAAGCAGAACGCAATGGCATCAGCTGCAGTCAAACAG ATTCTAGAGGAGACGTACAAGCTGGAGTTCCTGTACAGTGGGCTGGAGACACGTCAGGTGGCCACCATTCACCATGTCCGCCTGCAGGCCAAAGCCTTACAGCTGGTGCTCACTGCCCGAACCAAACGAGG GGTCGACCCCCTCATCGGTATCAGTGAGAAGTTCATCCAGGAAGTGGAATCATTCCAGAG ACTCTTTATGTCCGAGCTGCCCCACTTCCAGGAGAGTTTTGTGGAGAAGCTGCTGGAGGTGATGCCTCGGCTCGTGGCCTGCAAGCCGCTGGATCTGGTGAAGATCCTCCAAACTACCCTCAGACAGAGCGGCTTCCTGCACCTGAAAATCCCTGAGCAG ATCCACCGCGCTTCTGCCACCATCATCGAGCCGACAGGCGAGTCAGACAACCCGCTGCGCTTCACAACAGgcctggtggtggcgctagacatCGATGCCACGCTGGAGCATGTGCAAGAGCCTCAAAACACAGTAAAAGTCCAG GTGTTGTATCCTGATGGGCAGGCCCACATTATTCATCCCAAACCAGGAGACTTCAGACACCCTGGGCCTGGGCGTGTCCGCCTCATCACCCAGGTGTATCTCTCCCATTCGGCCTGGACAG AGCCGTGTCAGATTGAGGTGAGGTTACTACTGGCCTACAGCTCCAGCACCAGCAAGCTGTCCAGCCCTAAGCCTGCATGGAACGAGAGCACGGAGGGGCTTCCTCAGACCGAGAGCTCCATCGAAGGCACCATCCCACTCAGCAAGCCCGTGAAAGTGTTCATCATGCCCAAATTGGCTCGCCGTTGA
- the ints4 gene encoding integrator complex subunit 4 isoform X1 produces the protein MMAAHLKKRVYEEFSKVVQQHPLEEVPAKKLRLTKPSKSAALHLDLCKATNPTDALQYLLQFARKTVEAESVEGVARILLEHYYKQETDTSVRLKIASLLGLLSKTQGFSPDCIVDDAISTLNNEKSHQVLAQLLDTLLVIGTQLPDSVAITQRLIEVACKHLSDTYFGVRNKCLQLLGCLGTVDKPLTKESDATTGTSGAPTRDVQSVISDYFADQDPRVRTAAIKAMLQLHDRGMKLQQTIYNQACKLLNDDYEQVRSAAVQMVWVLSQLYAESIVPIPSSNEEIRLVDDSFGKICHMVSDGSWVVRVQAAKLLGSMLQVSPHFLEQTLDKKLMSDLRRKRTAHERAKELYASGEFSSGRRWADDAPKEKVDTSGVNLIDSGACGAFVHGLEDEMYEVRTASVEALCLLAQSSASFAEKCLDFLVDMFNDEIEEVRLQSIHALRQISIHITLREDQLDTVLAVLEDSSRDIREALHELLCYTNVSTKECIQLALLELLKNLTKYPTDRNSVWKCLKFLGVRHPTLVLPLVPELLSTHPYFDTPEPDMDDPAYIAVLVLVFNAAKSCPTMSALFSDHTFRHYAYLRDSLSHLVPQLRLPGKKLTSGLGSEACGPGSGSVESARLFLQDSLAHVSMLQSLEAPGAQDLLDFTIRDLQRLGELQTELAGSADFCATYLRCQLLLTKALQEKLWNMAVPLCLKQNAMASAAVKQILEETYKLEFLYSGLETRQVATIHHVRLQAKALQLVLTARTKRGVDPLIGISEKFIQEVESFQRLFMSELPHFQESFVEKLLEVMPRLVACKPLDLVKILQTTLRQSGFLHLKIPEQIHRASATIIEPTGESDNPLRFTTGLVVALDIDATLEHVQEPQNTVKVQVLYPDGQAHIIHPKPGDFRHPGPGRVRLITQVYLSHSAWTEPCQIEVRLLLAYSSSTSKLSSPKPAWNESTEGLPQTESSIEGTIPLSKPVKVFIMPKLARR, from the exons aTGATGGCAGCCCATTTGAAGAAGCGAGTTTACGAGGAATTTTCCAAAGTTGTACAG CAACATCCCCTTGAAGAGGTCCCTGCTAAAAAGCTCCGATTAACCAAGCCCAGCAAGTCTGCTGCGCTGCACTTGGATCTATGCAAGGCCACCAATCCCACAGATGCTCTGCAGTATTTGCTACAGTTTGCCCGCAAGACAGTGGAGGCAGAAAGTGTAGAGGGAGTGGCGCGCATTCTTTTGGAACACTACTATAAG CAGGAGACGGACACCTCAGTGCGGCTAAAGATAGCTTCCCTTCTTGGATTGCTGTCCAAAACACAAGGGTTCTCCCCAGATTGTATAGTAGATGATGCTATAAGTACACTTAACAATGAAA AGTCCCATCAGGTCCTAGCCCAGCTGTTGGACACCCTGCTCGTCATTGGCACCCAGCTTCCAGACAGTGTGGCCATCACCCAGAGACTGATAGAGGTGGCATGCAAG CACCTGTCAGACACCTACTTTGGAGTGAGAAACAAGTGCCTTCAGCTTCTGGGCTGCCTTGGGACTGTGGACAAGCCGCTGACCAAAGAGAGTGATGCAACGACAGGGACATCAGGAGCCCCTACAAGAGACGTTCAGAGTGTCATCAGTGATTACTTTGCTGATCAGGATCCAAGAGTCAGGACCGCTGCCATCAAAGCTATG TTGCAACTTCACGACAGAGGGATGAAACTTCAGCAGACCATCTATAATCAG GCCTGTAAGCTGTTAAATGATGACTACGAGCAAGTCCGCTCAGCTGCAGTGCAGATGGTGTGGGTTCTAAGTCAACTTTATGCAGAGAG CATTGTCCCCATCCCGTCATCAAATGAGGAGATCCGGCTAGTGGACGACTCTTTTGGAAAAATCTGCCACATGGTCAGCGACGGCTCATGGGTGGTCAGGGTCCAGGCTGCCAAACTTTTG GGGTCTATGCTTCAGGTCAGCCCCCACTTCTTGGAACAGACATTAGACAAGAAACTGATGTCAGACCTTCGG AGGAAGCGCACAGCCCATGAGCGGGCGAAAGAACTCTACGCCTCAGGAGAGTTCTCCTCTGGCCGAAGGTGGGCAGACGACGCTCCAAAGGAGAAGGTGGACACCTCTGGGGTGAACCTGATTGACTCAGGGGCCTGCGGTGCCTTTGTGCACGGACTGGAGGATGAAATGTATG AGGTGAGGACTGCGTCTGTCGAGGCTCTGTGCTTGCTGGCCCAGTCCTCTGCCAGCTTTGCGGAGAAGTGCCTGGACTTCCTGGTGGACATGTTCAACGATGAAATCGAAGAGGTGCGGCTGCAGTCCATCCACGCGCTCAGACAGATCTCCATCCACATCACCCTCAGAGAGGACCAGCTGGACACGGTGCTCGCTGTGCTTGAG GACTCTTCTCGGGATATCCGCGAGGCCCTGCACGAGCTGCTGTGCTACACCAACGTCTCCACTAAGGAGTGCATCCAGCTGGCACTGCTGGAGCTGCTCAAAAACCTAACCAAGTACCCCACCGACCGCAACTCTGTGTGGAA ATGTCTGAAGTTCCTTGGCGTGCGCCACCCTACCCTGGTTCTGCCCCTGGTTCCTGAGTTGCTGAGCACGCACCCGTACTTTGACACCCCGGAGCCAGACATGGATGACCCAGCCT ATATTGCTGTGCTGGTGCTGGTCTTCAACGCAGCCAAGTCCTGCCCAACCATGTCAGCACTGTTCTCAGACCACACTTTCCGACACTATGCCTACCTGCGAGACAGCCTCTCCCATCTGGTGCCTCAGTTGCGG ctGCCGGGGAAGAAGCTGACGTCTGGGCTGGGTTCGGAGGCGTGTGGGCCGGGCTCGGGCAGCGTGGAGTCGGCCCGCCTCTTCCTGCAGGACAGCCTGGCTCACGTCAGCATGCTGCAGAGTCTGGAGGCACCAGGGGCCCAGGACCTGCTCGACTTCACCATCAG AGATCTGCAGAGATTGGGGGAGCTACAGACTGAGCTGGCCGGCTCTGCAGACTTCTGTGCCACCTACCTGCGCTGCCAGCTGCTGCTTACAAAG GCCCTGCAGGAGAAGCTTTGGAACATGGCTGTGCCTCTATGCCTGAAGCAGAACGCAATGGCATCAGCTGCAGTCAAACAG ATTCTAGAGGAGACGTACAAGCTGGAGTTCCTGTACAGTGGGCTGGAGACACGTCAGGTGGCCACCATTCACCATGTCCGCCTGCAGGCCAAAGCCTTACAGCTGGTGCTCACTGCCCGAACCAAACGAGG GGTCGACCCCCTCATCGGTATCAGTGAGAAGTTCATCCAGGAAGTGGAATCATTCCAGAG ACTCTTTATGTCCGAGCTGCCCCACTTCCAGGAGAGTTTTGTGGAGAAGCTGCTGGAGGTGATGCCTCGGCTCGTGGCCTGCAAGCCGCTGGATCTGGTGAAGATCCTCCAAACTACCCTCAGACAGAGCGGCTTCCTGCACCTGAAAATCCCTGAGCAG ATCCACCGCGCTTCTGCCACCATCATCGAGCCGACAGGCGAGTCAGACAACCCGCTGCGCTTCACAACAGgcctggtggtggcgctagacatCGATGCCACGCTGGAGCATGTGCAAGAGCCTCAAAACACAGTAAAAGTCCAG GTGTTGTATCCTGATGGGCAGGCCCACATTATTCATCCCAAACCAGGAGACTTCAGACACCCTGGGCCTGGGCGTGTCCGCCTCATCACCCAGGTGTATCTCTCCCATTCGGCCTGGACAG AGCCGTGTCAGATTGAGGTGAGGTTACTACTGGCCTACAGCTCCAGCACCAGCAAGCTGTCCAGCCCTAAGCCTGCATGGAACGAGAGCACGGAGGGGCTTCCTCAGACCGAGAGCTCCATCGAAGGCACCATCCCACTCAGCAAGCCCGTGAAAGTGTTCATCATGCCCAAATTGGCTCGCCGTTGA